The Dasypus novemcinctus isolate mDasNov1 chromosome 20, mDasNov1.1.hap2, whole genome shotgun sequence genome includes a region encoding these proteins:
- the UCN3 gene encoding urocortin-3 — protein MLMPAHFLLLLLLLLGAPKAGLSHNFYKAESIFSCINTALSEAKKSQLEDAPLLSKRSFHYLPSQDPSSGEEDGEEEDDKEDREKRTFPSSGGRGGAGSTRYKYLLSQAQLREKLYQDKAKSDQHTKFTLSLDVPTNIMNILFNIAKAKNLRAKAAANAHLMAQIGRKK, from the coding sequence ATGCTGATGCCAGCCCActtcctgctgctcctgctgcttctCCTAGGGGCCCCAAAGGCAGGCCTCTCCCATAACTTCTACAAAGCCGAGTCCATCTTCAGCTGTATCAACACAGCCCTGTCTGAGGCCAAGAAGAGCCAACTGGAGGATGCACCCCTGCTGAGCAAAAGAAGCTTCCACTACCTGCCCAGTCAAGACCCATCTTCAGGAGAGGAGGATGGAGAGGAAGAGGATGACAAAGAGGACAGGGAGAAAAGGACCTTCCCTAGCTCTGGTGGTAGGGGCGGGGCTGGAAGCACCAGGTACAAATACTTGTTGTCCCAAGCACAGCTCAGGGAGAAGCTGTACCAGGACAAGGCCAAGAGTGACCAGCACACCAAGTTCACTCTGTCCCTCGATGTCCCCACAAACATCATGAACATCCTTTTCAACATCGCCAAGGCCAAGAACTTGAGAGCCAAGGCAGCTGCCAATGCCCACCTGATGGCGCAGATTGGGCGAAAGAAGTAG